One genomic region from Candidatus Binataceae bacterium encodes:
- a CDS encoding MaoC/PaaZ C-terminal domain-containing protein has protein sequence MDRRTGFVKKSPIMALDSSLVGTKVGPVEAEIDARWMMAYAAALDDMADCYLDTRRPGGIVAHPLFPVCFEWPAAGTIRTKLRANMAEGEPARGVHATHHTILHRPLRPPMRLSTTAEVLGVERRAAGAFEVVKFATVDHRGTPVCTTYYGSLYRKVEVNGPDHPAELPRSLAPTTTPAQPRTAIPIAIGAGAAHIYTECARIWNPIHTDAAVAAAAGLPGLILHGTATLAMAVSAIVRAEAQGDPARVSEVGGRFGAMVLMPSVLTVRIQTREKCDRGDAIFFEALSADGGRAIRDGFVILATD, from the coding sequence ATGGATCGCCGAACGGGTTTTGTGAAAAAATCCCCGATCATGGCGCTTGATTCATCGCTGGTTGGAACCAAGGTCGGGCCGGTCGAGGCCGAAATCGACGCGCGCTGGATGATGGCCTACGCCGCCGCTCTCGACGACATGGCTGACTGCTATCTCGACACCCGCCGTCCCGGAGGGATCGTCGCTCATCCGCTCTTTCCGGTTTGCTTCGAGTGGCCCGCGGCCGGCACGATTCGGACGAAGCTGCGCGCCAATATGGCGGAGGGCGAACCCGCGCGCGGAGTTCACGCCACGCATCATACGATTCTCCATCGGCCGCTGCGGCCGCCGATGCGCCTGAGCACGACCGCCGAAGTCCTCGGCGTCGAGCGGCGCGCGGCGGGCGCTTTCGAGGTTGTGAAATTCGCGACGGTCGATCATCGCGGGACGCCGGTCTGCACGACTTACTATGGGAGTCTGTACCGCAAGGTCGAGGTCAACGGTCCCGATCATCCGGCGGAGTTGCCGCGATCACTTGCGCCGACGACTACGCCCGCGCAGCCGCGCACCGCAATTCCGATCGCGATAGGCGCCGGCGCGGCGCATATCTACACCGAGTGCGCGCGCATCTGGAATCCGATCCACACTGACGCTGCAGTCGCGGCCGCCGCTGGGCTCCCCGGACTGATCCTGCACGGCACCGCGACGCTCGCGATGGCCGTATCGGCGATCGTGCGGGCCGAGGCGCAGGGCGATCCGGCGCGAGTCAGCGAGGTCGGTGGCCGGTTCGGCGCGATGGTGCTGATGCCGTCGGTGCTGACGGTGCGCATCCAGACCCGCGAAAAATGTGATCGCGGCGACGCGATTTTTTTTGAGGCGCTCAGCGCCGACGGTGGCCGCGCAATCCGCGACGGCTTCGTGATCCTAGCGACTGATTAA
- a CDS encoding glycosyltransferase family 9 protein translates to METQIALIKVGALGDVVRTTTLLPALRKRHPNMELTWITGKDAVSLLHGNPDVARTVLFDDSPDASWRHANYDWVICLDDDEALCKLASELRSSRLSGAYMAGTERKYSDDLAAWFSMGLLRPASQGGLKRANELKRENASTYGEIIYRGLGLPGPVARPFIEIPRAEREAAARWLEAQRFAGPIVAMNTGAGARWRFKSWGEDQTADLAQQIVDRLSADVVVLGGAAEKDRNERIVVAARRSKVCAAPTNLSLLGFAAFVERCNLLISSDSLGLHLASALKKPTVAFFGPTSAAEIDLYGLGEKITTPLGCAVCYLRDCDVRPHCMESIPVERMFDAVAKHLAFSVNL, encoded by the coding sequence TTGGAGACACAGATTGCTTTGATAAAGGTCGGAGCGCTCGGCGACGTGGTCCGCACCACGACCTTGTTGCCCGCATTGAGGAAGCGCCACCCTAACATGGAGCTGACCTGGATCACCGGCAAAGATGCAGTGTCGCTGCTTCACGGGAACCCGGATGTGGCTCGCACAGTCCTGTTCGATGACTCTCCAGACGCATCCTGGCGTCACGCAAATTATGATTGGGTGATCTGTCTGGATGACGATGAGGCGCTATGTAAGCTCGCCAGCGAACTGAGGAGTTCGCGCCTCTCGGGTGCCTACATGGCAGGCACCGAGCGCAAATACAGCGACGATTTGGCCGCTTGGTTCAGTATGGGGCTGCTGCGCCCAGCGAGCCAGGGCGGGCTTAAGCGTGCAAATGAACTGAAGCGCGAAAACGCCTCCACATACGGCGAAATCATTTATCGGGGCCTCGGACTTCCAGGGCCCGTAGCCCGACCATTTATCGAAATACCTCGGGCCGAGCGTGAAGCAGCAGCCAGATGGCTCGAAGCGCAACGGTTCGCCGGACCCATCGTGGCAATGAATACCGGTGCTGGCGCGCGTTGGCGCTTCAAGAGCTGGGGTGAGGACCAGACGGCAGACCTGGCGCAGCAAATAGTCGATCGGTTGAGCGCTGATGTTGTCGTGCTGGGCGGTGCTGCGGAAAAGGATCGGAATGAGCGGATTGTTGTAGCTGCGAGGCGGTCAAAAGTGTGCGCAGCACCTACCAATTTGAGTCTGCTAGGATTTGCTGCATTCGTCGAGCGATGTAATCTTTTGATTTCAAGTGATTCACTAGGACTTCATTTGGCATCAGCTTTAAAAAAGCCTACAGTGGCCTTCTTCGGACCCACTTCAGCCGCAGAAATTGATCTCTACGGCCTGGGAGAAAAGATCACGACACCGCTCGGATGCGCGGTATGTTACTTGCGTGATTGCGATGTCAGGCCGCACTGCATGGAATCGATTCCGGTCGAGCGAATGTTCGATGCTGTGGCAAAACATCTTGCTTTTAGCGTTAACCTGTAA
- a CDS encoding S-(hydroxymethyl)glutathione dehydrogenase/class III alcohol dehydrogenase, whose product MKTRAAVAYKPAAPLEITEVDLAGPKAGEVMVEIQATGVCHTDAYTLSGKDPEGLFPSIMGHEGAGVVVEVGPAVTSLKAGDHVIPLYIPECRQCPACLSGRTNLCTAIRETQGRGVMPDGTSRFSIDGLPIHHYMGTSTFANFTVLPEIALAKIREDAPFDKVCYVGCGVTTGIGAVINTAKVQVGDRVVVFGLGGIGLNVIQGARIAGASMIVGVDLNPARRVMAEKFGLTHFVNPDEVRGDLVPYLVDLTKGGADFSFECVGNVKLMRQALECCQRGWGTCVIIGVAGAGEEIATRPFQLVTGRTWKGSAFGGARGRRDVPKIVDWYMDGRINIDDLITHTMPLAQINHAFGLMHEGKSIRSIISY is encoded by the coding sequence ATGAAAACCCGAGCTGCGGTCGCCTATAAACCCGCCGCGCCATTGGAGATCACCGAGGTTGATCTCGCCGGGCCTAAGGCCGGCGAAGTGATGGTCGAAATCCAGGCGACCGGCGTATGCCACACCGACGCCTATACTCTATCGGGCAAAGACCCGGAGGGGCTGTTCCCGTCGATCATGGGCCACGAGGGCGCCGGCGTTGTCGTCGAGGTCGGGCCGGCAGTTACCTCACTCAAGGCTGGCGATCACGTGATTCCGCTCTACATCCCGGAGTGCCGGCAATGTCCCGCCTGTCTGTCCGGCCGCACGAATCTCTGCACTGCGATTCGCGAGACCCAAGGTCGCGGTGTCATGCCCGACGGCACAAGCCGCTTCTCGATTGACGGGCTGCCGATCCATCACTACATGGGGACCTCGACCTTCGCGAACTTCACGGTGCTGCCGGAGATCGCGCTGGCAAAGATTCGCGAGGACGCACCCTTCGACAAGGTCTGCTACGTCGGATGCGGCGTCACGACCGGAATCGGCGCGGTGATCAACACGGCGAAGGTCCAGGTCGGCGACCGCGTCGTGGTCTTCGGCCTCGGCGGAATCGGTCTCAATGTCATTCAAGGCGCCCGAATTGCCGGCGCTTCGATGATCGTCGGGGTCGATCTTAATCCGGCGCGGCGCGTGATGGCGGAGAAGTTCGGCCTTACACATTTTGTCAACCCCGACGAGGTGCGCGGCGATCTCGTGCCCTATCTGGTCGATTTGACCAAGGGCGGCGCGGACTTCTCCTTCGAATGCGTCGGCAACGTCAAACTGATGCGCCAGGCGCTCGAGTGTTGCCAGCGCGGATGGGGCACCTGCGTGATAATCGGCGTCGCCGGTGCCGGCGAGGAGATCGCGACGCGGCCTTTTCAACTCGTCACTGGACGCACCTGGAAGGGCAGTGCATTCGGCGGGGCCAGAGGCCGTCGCGACGTCCCTAAGATCGTCGACTGGTACATGGACGGGCGCATCAATATCGACGACCTGATCACCCACACAATGCCGCTCGCTCAGATAAATCATGCCTTCGGCTTAATGCACGAAGGCAAATCGATCCGCAGCATAATCAGCTACTAG
- a CDS encoding nuclear transport factor 2 family protein gives MADAALEKRITELEDVEAIKRLKAFYCDICDDDHNPDRIWKIFAEDGIWEGGDFGQAKGHAAIRQLFEGFKKLISFSQHNVFNPQIVVNGDRAHASWYLVGPFTFREKNDARWLACRYEDDYVKINGEWKYQHLRAIIRMSAPYETGWAKQQ, from the coding sequence ATGGCGGACGCGGCGCTCGAAAAACGCATCACGGAACTCGAAGATGTCGAGGCGATCAAGCGGCTCAAGGCGTTCTACTGCGACATCTGCGACGACGACCACAACCCCGATCGCATCTGGAAAATTTTTGCCGAGGACGGCATCTGGGAGGGCGGCGACTTCGGCCAGGCCAAGGGTCACGCGGCGATTCGCCAGCTCTTCGAGGGCTTCAAAAAGCTCATCAGTTTTTCCCAGCACAACGTCTTCAATCCGCAGATTGTCGTCAACGGCGATCGCGCTCATGCGAGTTGGTACCTAGTCGGGCCCTTTACCTTCCGCGAGAAAAACGACGCGCGCTGGCTCGCCTGCCGTTACGAAGACGACTACGTAAAGATCAACGGTGAGTGGAAGTATCAGCATCTGCGCGCGATCATCCGGATGTCCGCGCCCTACGAGACCGGCTGGGCGAAACAACAGTAA
- a CDS encoding LLM class F420-dependent oxidoreductase — translation MKAGIIFANSGRFSRPELFAQLARDCEQLGFESIWTVEHVVIPQPHMPYPGSKDGSMPGGDEVPIPDPLIPLAYAAALTTRLKFSTGVIILPQRHPLYLAKQLATLDLLSKGRMMVGIGSGWMKEEFDSLGGGYNVRGARTDESIQAMRALWRDDVASFHGKHFHFHDVKSFPKPIQKNGIPIHVGGHSPAAARRAGKYGDGFFPTVTDPAKLKELFAFVHEEAKKARRDPGAIEFSAMAAPRAESLKALAAVGVTRVVFSPPSSDPAKLRAGLEQMMSEVAKG, via the coding sequence TTGAAAGCAGGAATTATCTTCGCCAATTCAGGCCGTTTCAGCCGGCCGGAACTCTTCGCGCAGCTTGCCCGCGACTGCGAGCAACTGGGCTTCGAATCAATCTGGACGGTCGAGCACGTCGTCATCCCGCAGCCGCACATGCCGTATCCCGGCTCGAAGGACGGCTCGATGCCCGGCGGCGACGAAGTGCCGATTCCGGATCCGCTGATTCCGCTCGCCTACGCGGCCGCGCTCACAACACGGCTGAAATTCTCGACCGGCGTGATCATCCTGCCGCAGCGCCATCCGCTCTACCTGGCCAAGCAGCTCGCCACGCTCGATCTCCTGTCGAAGGGCCGGATGATGGTCGGGATCGGCAGCGGCTGGATGAAGGAAGAATTCGACTCACTCGGCGGCGGGTACAATGTTCGCGGGGCGCGCACGGACGAATCGATCCAGGCGATGCGCGCGCTGTGGCGCGACGACGTCGCGAGCTTCCACGGCAAGCATTTTCATTTTCACGATGTGAAAAGCTTTCCGAAGCCAATTCAGAAAAACGGCATCCCGATTCACGTCGGCGGCCATTCGCCGGCCGCCGCGCGGCGCGCGGGCAAATACGGCGACGGTTTCTTTCCGACAGTCACCGATCCGGCCAAGCTCAAAGAGCTGTTCGCGTTCGTGCACGAGGAAGCCAAAAAAGCCCGCCGCGACCCCGGCGCGATCGAGTTCTCCGCGATGGCGGCGCCGCGCGCCGAGTCGCTCAAGGCGCTCGCCGCAGTCGGCGTCACGCGCGTCGTTTTCAGTCCGCCGTCTTCGGATCCGGCGAAGCTGCGCGCAGGATTGGAACAAATGATGAGTGAAGTGGCAAAAGGCTAA
- the chrA gene encoding chromate efflux transporter: MNDPAAPPAPADRGRELRALALLFLRLGTTAFGGPAAHIAMMEDEVVRRRGWLSHASFLDMISACNLIPGPNSTEMAIHIGHRRAGLVGLAVAGACFVVPAALITAALAWAYVAFGAMPQMAGVLYGIKPVIIAVVVQAIWRLARSALQTRFLIALTVAATIAAFAGVDEMVILFAAGLIAIVISRFRESQAGASATGALVTASKVAATTAMPFSLSGLFLIFLKIGAVLFGSGYVLLAFMQADLVDRTHWLTQAQLLDAVAIGQITPGPVLSTATFVGYLLGGKAGAVLATVGIFLPAFVFVSISGPLLPRLRRSPIAGAFLDGVNAGSFALMVAVTWQLGRAAVVDATTAALVLISAIMLLRFRLNSAWLIVMGGAVGALAAAFR; this comes from the coding sequence ATGAACGATCCGGCCGCTCCGCCCGCTCCGGCCGATCGTGGGCGGGAGCTGCGCGCCCTCGCGCTGCTCTTCCTGCGCCTCGGCACGACCGCGTTTGGCGGCCCGGCGGCGCACATCGCGATGATGGAAGACGAGGTGGTGCGGCGGCGCGGATGGCTCTCGCACGCGAGCTTCCTCGACATGATCAGCGCCTGCAATCTGATCCCCGGGCCGAACTCGACTGAGATGGCGATCCATATCGGTCATCGGCGGGCGGGATTGGTCGGCCTCGCGGTCGCCGGCGCCTGCTTCGTCGTGCCGGCGGCGCTGATTACCGCGGCGTTGGCGTGGGCCTATGTGGCGTTCGGCGCGATGCCGCAAATGGCTGGGGTGCTGTACGGCATCAAGCCGGTGATCATCGCGGTGGTGGTGCAGGCAATCTGGCGGTTGGCGCGATCGGCGCTGCAGACGCGTTTCCTGATCGCCTTGACCGTTGCCGCGACTATCGCGGCGTTCGCCGGAGTCGACGAGATGGTGATCCTGTTCGCCGCCGGCTTGATTGCGATCGTGATCTCGCGATTTCGCGAGAGTCAGGCGGGGGCATCGGCGACCGGCGCGCTCGTGACGGCGTCGAAAGTTGCCGCCACGACCGCCATGCCTTTCAGCCTAAGCGGGCTCTTTCTGATCTTTCTCAAGATCGGAGCGGTTTTGTTCGGCAGCGGCTATGTACTGCTGGCGTTTATGCAGGCCGATCTGGTTGATCGAACGCACTGGCTCACGCAGGCGCAGTTGCTCGACGCGGTCGCGATCGGACAGATCACGCCGGGTCCGGTGTTGAGCACGGCGACCTTTGTCGGCTATCTGCTGGGAGGTAAGGCCGGCGCCGTGCTCGCGACCGTCGGAATTTTTCTGCCGGCGTTTGTGTTCGTCTCGATTAGCGGACCGCTGTTGCCGCGTCTCCGCCGCTCGCCCATTGCCGGCGCCTTTCTCGACGGGGTCAACGCCGGTTCGTTTGCGCTGATGGTCGCGGTGACGTGGCAGCTCGGCCGCGCCGCCGTAGTCGATGCGACCACCGCGGCGCTCGTGCTGATCAGTGCGATCATGCTGCTGCGCTTTCGTCTGAATTCCGCCTGGCTCATCGTGATGGGCGGCGCGGTTGGCGCCCTTGCCGCCGCATTTCGATAG
- a CDS encoding LLM class F420-dependent oxidoreductase — MKFGLMFVNSGPFSNPDLLAHLAVTAENCGFESLWTVEHVVIPKGYQTPYPYSKDGKIPGGEDIAIPDPLLPLSFVAALTKTVKLATGVMILPQRHPLYVAKEMATLDVLSGGRTILGIGSGWLKEEFDALGLDFHTRGARTDEAIKSMRSLWRENPSSFHGKHFDFGPVISYPKPAQAAGVPIHIGGHSPAAARRAGRLGDGFFPALSDAAKLKELLALMRTEAAKAGRDAATIELSCIGSAKPDAIKPLQDVGIQRVILAPPGFDKEALSRGLEKLGNEVIARH; from the coding sequence ATGAAGTTCGGACTGATGTTCGTTAATTCCGGGCCCTTCAGTAATCCTGATCTGCTGGCCCATCTGGCGGTGACCGCCGAGAACTGCGGCTTCGAGTCGCTCTGGACGGTCGAGCACGTCGTGATTCCGAAGGGCTATCAGACGCCGTATCCGTACTCGAAGGACGGCAAGATTCCCGGCGGCGAGGACATCGCGATTCCCGATCCGCTCTTGCCCCTGAGCTTTGTTGCGGCGTTGACCAAAACGGTGAAACTCGCGACCGGTGTGATGATCCTGCCGCAGCGCCATCCGCTCTATGTCGCGAAAGAGATGGCGACGCTCGACGTGCTCTCGGGCGGCCGCACCATCCTGGGAATTGGCTCGGGCTGGCTCAAGGAGGAGTTCGACGCGCTCGGACTGGACTTTCATACGCGCGGCGCGCGGACCGACGAGGCGATCAAATCGATGCGCAGTCTGTGGCGCGAGAATCCGTCGAGCTTTCACGGTAAGCACTTCGATTTCGGCCCGGTGATAAGCTATCCCAAGCCGGCGCAGGCGGCGGGCGTGCCGATTCATATCGGCGGCCATTCACCGGCGGCGGCGCGCCGCGCGGGACGGCTCGGTGACGGTTTTTTCCCGGCGCTCAGCGATGCGGCCAAGCTCAAAGAACTGCTCGCGCTGATGCGCACCGAGGCCGCGAAGGCCGGACGCGACGCCGCAACGATCGAGCTATCGTGCATCGGCAGCGCCAAGCCCGATGCGATCAAACCGTTGCAGGACGTCGGCATCCAGCGCGTGATCCTCGCGCCGCCGGGTTTCGACAAGGAGGCCCTGTCGCGCGGCCTCGAGAAACTCGGCAACGAAGTCATCGCGCGACACTAG
- a CDS encoding tRNA (adenine-N1)-methyltransferase produces MNPALKENDAVLFIDRKGRRYLKILARERKITIRGEIAADQLWGLDEGSRVKLSTGETFLVLRPTYADLIPHLPRAAQVIYPKDTGPMLIWGDVYSGATVIEGGVGAGAFTLALLRAVGPQGRVISYELREDFAARARRNVATFFGDAPNWELKLRDLYTGFDETGVDRLFLDLPEPGRALDVVARALRPGGVFIGYVPTALQLKETVEALQLHPLFTEIESFETLLRNWHVKGMSVRPVHRMVAHSAFIIVARRLADAAAVPAATLDAASPAEALETDEDLLDDPDDDPLDES; encoded by the coding sequence TTGAACCCCGCACTAAAGGAAAATGACGCCGTCCTCTTTATTGATCGCAAGGGCCGTCGCTATCTGAAAATCCTTGCGCGCGAGCGCAAAATCACGATTCGCGGCGAGATCGCCGCCGACCAGTTGTGGGGGCTCGACGAAGGCTCGCGCGTCAAACTCAGCACCGGCGAAACCTTCCTCGTCTTGCGCCCGACCTACGCCGACCTGATTCCCCATCTGCCGCGCGCCGCCCAGGTGATCTATCCCAAAGACACCGGCCCGATGCTCATATGGGGCGACGTCTATTCCGGCGCGACCGTGATCGAAGGCGGCGTTGGCGCGGGCGCGTTTACGCTCGCGCTCTTGCGTGCAGTCGGTCCCCAGGGCCGGGTCATTTCATACGAGCTGCGCGAGGATTTTGCGGCGCGCGCCCGCCGCAACGTCGCTACTTTTTTCGGCGACGCGCCCAACTGGGAACTCAAACTGCGCGACCTTTACACAGGTTTCGACGAGACCGGCGTCGATCGCTTGTTTCTCGATCTGCCCGAGCCCGGCCGCGCGCTCGACGTCGTCGCGCGAGCTCTGCGGCCCGGTGGGGTGTTTATCGGCTACGTCCCGACGGCGCTCCAGCTCAAGGAGACGGTTGAGGCGCTCCAGCTTCACCCGCTATTTACTGAAATCGAAAGCTTTGAAACGCTCCTGCGCAATTGGCACGTCAAAGGGATGAGCGTGCGCCCGGTCCATCGGATGGTCGCGCACAGCGCGTTCATCATCGTCGCACGCCGTCTGGCTGACGCCGCCGCAGTTCCAGCCGCTACCCTCGATGCCGCAAGCCCGGCGGAGGCTCTCGAAACCGACGAAGATCTGTTGGACGATCCTGACGACGATCCGCTCGACGAGTCCTAG
- a CDS encoding N-6 DNA methylase: MQLFGQEADVRGFVPTPPEIVDQMVDRLFRTRPPTQSNSLLDPGCGTGAFLAGVLRWCAKKGVAPPKMVGIESEPGRARYARAAFAGIKSVQIRDADFLLDPVETFDFIVGNPPYVSIYSLSESEKQQFRAAYMTAHGRFDLYMLFFERALKSLTPDGILTFITPEKFLYVSSASPLRRILGSLQVEEIELVAETAFEGLVTYPTITTVVNRKRSKPSLVRTRGGTTQYCLLSNDGNSWMPIISGAREDCTDGLSLQDICIRVSCGVATGADEVFVRETALLNDELRKFALPTMSGRELTSVTDNGPSASTYSMLLPYSLHGSLLPERRLGALGGYLRRSHIRKRLEGRTCARRKPWYAFHETPPLPDILRPKILCKDITQKPKFWIDQAGTLVPRHSVYYVVPKVPDDIGRLCGYLNSPVAAQWLNEHCQRAANGFLRLQSSALKALPLPGDLLRLHPRRTGLQIRLELQGRAESITHR, encoded by the coding sequence TCCGAACGAGGCCACCCACGCAGAGCAACAGTCTGCTCGATCCCGGATGCGGAACCGGCGCATTCCTGGCAGGGGTTCTGCGTTGGTGCGCGAAAAAAGGCGTGGCGCCGCCAAAGATGGTCGGGATCGAGTCCGAACCGGGGCGGGCCCGCTACGCGCGAGCAGCGTTCGCCGGGATCAAGAGCGTCCAAATACGCGACGCGGACTTTCTTCTCGATCCCGTGGAGACGTTCGATTTCATCGTTGGCAATCCGCCGTACGTATCAATCTACAGCCTCTCCGAGAGCGAAAAGCAGCAGTTTCGTGCCGCATATATGACCGCGCACGGTCGCTTCGATCTATATATGCTGTTCTTCGAGCGTGCGCTCAAGAGCCTGACGCCCGATGGCATACTCACGTTCATTACGCCGGAGAAATTCTTGTATGTATCCAGTGCAAGCCCGCTGCGACGCATCTTGGGTTCGCTTCAGGTAGAAGAAATTGAGTTAGTTGCAGAAACGGCTTTCGAAGGCTTGGTTACCTATCCAACAATCACAACCGTCGTTAACCGCAAGCGGTCAAAACCTTCGTTGGTGCGAACGCGTGGTGGGACGACTCAATACTGCCTACTGAGTAACGACGGCAATTCCTGGATGCCGATTATCAGCGGAGCGCGTGAAGACTGCACTGATGGCCTTTCGCTCCAAGATATCTGCATCCGAGTGAGTTGTGGAGTAGCGACCGGCGCCGACGAGGTATTCGTTCGCGAGACGGCATTGCTTAACGACGAACTCCGCAAATTCGCTCTACCTACCATGAGCGGTCGCGAATTAACTTCGGTCACAGACAACGGTCCATCTGCTTCCACGTACTCGATGCTCCTTCCTTACTCGCTCCATGGTTCGCTATTGCCCGAACGTCGTCTCGGCGCACTGGGAGGCTATTTGCGACGGTCCCATATCCGCAAACGACTCGAGGGTCGCACTTGCGCGAGACGCAAACCGTGGTACGCCTTTCATGAGACACCACCGTTGCCCGACATTCTGCGGCCGAAAATCCTATGTAAGGATATCACGCAAAAGCCGAAGTTTTGGATAGACCAGGCCGGAACACTCGTTCCGCGCCACTCCGTTTACTATGTCGTCCCTAAAGTCCCTGACGACATCGGGCGCTTGTGCGGATACCTGAATTCCCCGGTCGCCGCGCAATGGCTGAATGAGCATTGCCAACGCGCAGCCAATGGCTTCTTGCGACTGCAAAGTAGCGCGCTGAAAGCGCTCCCGCTTCCGGGCGATCTGCTTCGGCTACACCCGCGGAGAACAGGTTTGCAGATCCGGCTGGAATTGCAGGGTCGCGCTGAAAGCATCACGCACCGATGA
- a CDS encoding glycosyltransferase family 4 protein yields MSRIAMVAACPFPANFGSSASIRELSKILGDRGYDVHVVTYHIGDDRLPVGNAQVWRTRYWGKKRREYTGPAWQKFILDLLMVFTLIRVIRREKIDLIHAHNYEGVLIGMIAKLFTGRPLVYQAVNLMADELPSYNFIRPAFIARTLATMLDRLVPRLPDFVIVISKELETYFRLRGFGPDRMALIPPGVYPAMFARPDPHRIRDHFSIGDRKIVMYTGVSNVFQRIDYLLKAFRTVLAQEPAAVLMIVSPLSGEADLVRNQEFAASLGISESIIWVEGQSLVDLPDYLAAADITVIPRPDIPGYPLKLLNAMAAGKPTVCFAGAAKGVEHLRDAFIVPDHDLDAMGRGILTLLRDPALAEYIGDEARRTILTKFDWEILCTQVEQVYGHVLGAAHVAWSAQTEARVAETAPARISPDSDGLIAK; encoded by the coding sequence ATGAGCCGAATTGCTATGGTAGCCGCCTGTCCGTTTCCGGCGAACTTTGGCTCTTCGGCGTCGATCAGGGAACTGTCCAAAATCCTCGGCGACCGCGGTTACGACGTCCACGTTGTCACTTATCATATCGGTGATGACCGCCTGCCAGTGGGCAACGCCCAAGTCTGGCGCACGCGTTATTGGGGCAAGAAGCGGCGGGAATACACGGGTCCAGCGTGGCAGAAATTTATCCTCGATCTGTTGATGGTGTTTACGCTGATTCGGGTAATTCGACGGGAAAAGATCGATCTGATTCATGCACACAATTATGAGGGTGTGCTAATCGGAATGATCGCAAAACTTTTCACCGGTCGTCCCCTGGTTTATCAGGCGGTCAATCTGATGGCGGATGAACTTCCAAGCTACAACTTCATCAGGCCGGCGTTTATCGCGCGTACGCTGGCAACGATGCTTGATCGTCTGGTGCCGCGCCTGCCGGATTTTGTTATCGTCATCTCCAAGGAGCTCGAGACCTATTTTCGCCTGCGGGGTTTTGGGCCGGATCGGATGGCGTTGATCCCGCCAGGCGTCTATCCTGCAATGTTCGCGCGTCCCGACCCGCACCGTATCCGCGATCACTTTTCAATCGGCGATCGCAAAATCGTGATGTATACGGGCGTCAGCAACGTCTTTCAACGAATCGATTACCTCCTCAAAGCCTTCCGGACAGTGCTCGCGCAAGAGCCTGCAGCCGTGTTGATGATAGTGAGCCCGCTCAGCGGAGAAGCTGATCTGGTGAGAAACCAAGAGTTTGCCGCGTCATTGGGCATTTCGGAGAGCATCATTTGGGTCGAAGGGCAGTCGCTGGTTGACCTGCCGGACTACCTTGCGGCCGCCGACATAACTGTCATCCCGCGGCCGGACATCCCGGGATATCCACTCAAGCTGCTGAACGCGATGGCCGCGGGCAAGCCAACGGTTTGCTTCGCGGGCGCTGCTAAAGGCGTCGAGCATCTGCGTGACGCGTTCATCGTACCGGACCACGATCTCGACGCGATGGGCCGCGGAATCCTCACATTATTGCGCGATCCCGCACTGGCCGAATATATCGGGGATGAAGCCCGGCGAACCATTTTGACCAAGTTCGATTGGGAAATTCTCTGTACGCAGGTCGAGCAGGTGTACGGCCACGTCCTCGGCGCCGCCCACGTGGCGTGGTCCGCACAAACGGAAGCCCGCGTCGCGGAGACCGCGCCGGCGCGGATTTCACCCGACTCGGATGGCCTCATCGCGAAATAG